Genomic DNA from Paenibacillus borealis:
TGATTTCGTCCGGCGGTTCGTGCAGGCAGATGACCTGTTCCAGTGGCTGCGGCTGGCATCGGCTGAAAGCGTCATGGTTCCGCTGGAGAGTCCGGTTCCGTTGAATGCGCCAGTCGTTAGCCGCCGCGACCATCTGCAGGCAGTGCTGGAGGCTCTCCTGGAGAGTGGTGAAGCATTGGCCGTTGTTGCAGGCGATGGCGGGGAACCGCTTGCCGGCATTTCGCTTGCTCAGCTGCGGCGAAGAAACGGCGGGTGAGCTGACGATGATCGATTATGTGACCCGTCATTACGATGATCTGCTGGAGCGGCTGCTTCAGCATTTGTATCTGTCCGGGCTGTCTTTGCTGATTGCACTGGCAATCGCGCTGCCGGTTGGCTACTTCCTGTCGCGGCACCGCCGGATCTCTGTACCGGTGTTGTCCGTCCTCGGTATCGTCTACGCGATTCCGAGCCTTGGCATGTTCGCGCTGCTGATTCCGCTTGTGGGGATCGGCGTGAAGCCTGCCATTATCGCACTGGTTCTATATAGCCAGCTGGTGCTGGTGCGCGGCGTTGCCACCGGATTTCAATCCGTCGACCGCTCAGTAACCGAAGCCGGGCGGGGAATGGGGATGAGCCGCTGGCGGCTGTTCTACTCCATTGAGCTGCCGCTTGCGCTGCCGGTTATTCTTGGCGGGCTTCGTGTGGCGGCCGTCTCGACGATTGGCATTACGACCATTGCGGCCTGGATCAATGCCGGCGGTCTTGGCGTCATCCTGTTTGAAGGCCTCTACCAGAACCATTATCCGAAGATGATCTGGGGCACGCTGCTGGTATCCGTGTTTGCCGTTGCCGTCAATCAGTCGCTGCTTATCGCGGAGCGCCGATCCCTGCAGCGAGCCCGGGGAGAGGGCCGGGCGAAGGATGATTTTTGAGCACCTTTGCTATATGATAGGGGGGAATCGAATCACAATCGAGGAGGAAACCCGGAGTTGGAACGCAAAAACGGAACGCATACGTTAAGCCGGGCGCTCGATATATTGTTCGCCCTGTCCGAAGCGAACGGTACGCTGACGGTCAGTGAAATCGCGGAGAAGGTTTCGATACCGGAGAGCTCCACCTACCGTTTCCTGCAGACGCTGGAAATGAACGGAATCATTGAGCGCAAGGGCAAGAATCAGATCAGCCTGGGTCTGCGCATTCTGGATCTGGCCCGCAGTCTCAACAAGCAGATCCAGCGGGATCTGCTGTCGCTTGCACTGCCTGTCATGATTGAACTAACCGAGAAGACGGGGGAGACGTCGATCCTGTTCGTCCGCGCCGGACTGGATGCGGTCTGCATCCAGCATGTCAAAGGGCGGGGGCTGATCCAGTTCACAATTGAGAACGGGCGGCGCCTTCCCCTGCATCTGGGCGCCTCCGGCAAGTGCATTCTGGCCTTTGAGACGGAGAAAACGATTGAGCGCCTCGCCGCGCTGCTTGTACCTGAAGAGGAACGCGGAGAGCTGATTAACGGCCTCCGGCATATCCGGGAAGAGGGCTACAGCTATACCAAAGGCGAAGCGGATCCAGATGTGTTTGCTATCGGAGCCCCGGTTCTGGACAATTATGGCCTGATCGTAGCCAGTCTGGCTGTGGCCGGGCCGTATTTCCGCTGTACCGAAGACAACAAGAAGGTGCTGATCGAAGCGGTGGTCTGCGCTTCCAGGCAGCTGTCGCAGCTGGTCGGAGGCGAAGGCGAGGCCTGAGGCCCGCGCGCGGGCGGACAAGTATAGGAGCAGTACCGTTAAAAGCAGCACCGGTAAAAGCAGCTTTCCTGTAACAGGGGGCTGCTTTTATCTTCATTATAAATCCGACAAAAAAGGTAGAATTAATGATTGACGCAGTACGTTTATCGGGATTATATTATTAATATTAAGGAATTAGTTATCAATATTTAATAATTTAATAAAATGAGGCCGAATAGGAGCACAGGGAGGAAGATCTGGATGGAACGGATTACGGCAGCAAGAGGACCAGAGCTGCGCTGCAAAGGCTGGCGGCAGGAAGCACTGCTCCGGATGCTGGAGAATGTGCTGGAGAACGGGGAGAATCAGAAGGAATTGATTGTATACGCCTCGCTGGGCAAGGCTGCCCGCAACTGGCCT
This window encodes:
- a CDS encoding ABC transporter permease — encoded protein: MPAFRLLSCGEETAGELTMIDYVTRHYDDLLERLLQHLYLSGLSLLIALAIALPVGYFLSRHRRISVPVLSVLGIVYAIPSLGMFALLIPLVGIGVKPAIIALVLYSQLVLVRGVATGFQSVDRSVTEAGRGMGMSRWRLFYSIELPLALPVILGGLRVAAVSTIGITTIAAWINAGGLGVILFEGLYQNHYPKMIWGTLLVSVFAVAVNQSLLIAERRSLQRARGEGRAKDDF
- a CDS encoding IclR family transcriptional regulator, translated to MERKNGTHTLSRALDILFALSEANGTLTVSEIAEKVSIPESSTYRFLQTLEMNGIIERKGKNQISLGLRILDLARSLNKQIQRDLLSLALPVMIELTEKTGETSILFVRAGLDAVCIQHVKGRGLIQFTIENGRRLPLHLGASGKCILAFETEKTIERLAALLVPEEERGELINGLRHIREEGYSYTKGEADPDVFAIGAPVLDNYGLIVASLAVAGPYFRCTEDNKKVLIEAVVCASRQLSQLVGGEGEA